Part of the Capsicum annuum cultivar UCD-10X-F1 chromosome 12, UCD10Xv1.1, whole genome shotgun sequence genome is shown below.
TAAGAAGATTTGTTTCTTCTAACACATTGAATGATTTGGATTCAAAACCAGACTGTGCTTTCGCATCAACTGTTTATGGAGGCTCTACTGGCATTTTATCACAGTTACTGGAGCTGAAAGCGTGGTTTGAGGATCAAACTATATTCCATTTATATTCTTGCTCAATTCTGGTGATCTTTGAAAAAGAGCTGGCATTGGAAGGAAAAAGTCCAGGTGCGCAAATCAAGCTGATCGACTTTGCTCATGTTTATGAAGGACGGGGTGTCATTGATCATAACTTCTTGGGTGGTCTCTGCTCGTTGAtaaaattcatttataaaattcTTACTGCTCCTAGTGAGAGCAAAATAGAAGTTTCTGCAAAAGCTGATCAGAAGAACCTTACCGCCTCTGATAATGCTGTTGTAGCTGATCTGAAAAACCTTTCCGACTCTGATAATGGTGTTGAAACTGATCAGAAGAACCTTACCGCCTATGATAATGGTGTTGTAACTGATCGGAAGAATCTACCGGACTCTGATAATGGTGTTGCAGCTGATCGGAAGAGTCTTACCAACTCACATGATGGTGTCGTAGATGATCACAAGCACATCACCTACTCTGTTAATGGCGTTAGCTGATACAACTCAAACTCTTGTTGGAACCATTTTTCAGCCTGGATTCCAATAATTCCACAATTTCCAGTAAGCTCCGGATAATTTGCCTGTGTTGTTCAATTTGGAGTCCTATTGCAATGATTACACACGTTTTAAAAGATTTTTCTGAAGTGCAAAGACGAGCAAAACTTTGATTTGATTGATGTCACGTCATTCCTTGTATGATGAGTGTTGCATATTTGAAAAATTTCAGTATCCTAAATGATTTAAGTTTTATAATCATGCGGAAGGTCATAAGGATGTAACGTGAAAGGTGGTTTTGATTGCGGTAGCTGAGTTCATCAGGATTCAGCTCCATCTCTTGTTTATAATAACATCAGATGATTGTGGTGCAATTATAACTGCTAATGGTAAACAAATGACCATTATATTTTAAGATTCAGTATAATTAAATCGTAGGAAGTTACCAGCAGCTAAATAAATCATAGCAAGTGATTGAAGGACTAAAAGGATTGGGAATTATAGTCCTAGTGGTATTCTGTATGCGCTGTTGGAACTTTGATAAGAAATGCTTGCCTATAGTCGAAAAGAATTCCCAACTCAACTTGTGAGTTGTGCCATTACCCACGAGGGATGAAAAAATGCCAACACATCGTCAGTACGTGAACTTGGTGAGAAATTTTACTTTGGCATTTAAAGTGGACGTTGtgcattttaaacacctaaatcaGCTTCCATttgtgtcattttggcacctttcGTCCAACTGGCAGGTACCCTGAGTTCACCCAGAAAAGGCGCTTTAAAGGTTCATTTTTGCTGTTGTGGCGTCCTGGTTGGCCCCCCAATGGTAATATTGACCCATTCCTTAAATATCCATCTTCTTCCTCATTTCCAACTCTaaaatttagccctaaatttccaaattcttggaagatcaatttttttctttcttcttcattatcagtatttgatGTAGATTTTCAATGTAAATTTATTCCTTTACTATCTTTCCCAATGAAATTGGACAATGTTAAGTTCGACTTTCATGAATTTTTGTGATAAACATTGTTAGTATTATAAATGTGGTCATGAAGTATTATTGAaaacttcttggactcaacaaattCAGGTTGTAGtttttttacttgtaaaatttcaaagtattttttttaaaaattaattgattaattattgagttgtaattaatTTTGTAGAACTTGAGTTGTTGAGATTACTTTGATTGGCATGAAGAaagacacccttcacaagcaaatagggtgatttggggtttgttgaagaaaatcaaggcctttgaagagaaacaaaatcgagcaagaagataaaATATTATCAATCTCATTGCTAGTGGTTTGGTGTTGTGTGAAATATGGACTTTGACCGTCAAATTTAACCAAAAACCATTTTTCTCAGCATGCAACAATCAAAATATAGTCCCTCCAATACCCTTAAAAAGGAACAAGTGCAGTGTATATACAAACCAATCATCAAAATATATAGCGATCAAGAGATGACATCACATTAGCATTGGGCAACCCGACATTTAAACTACTGACACTACTCAGACAAGTAACAAGCATCATACAACCCctatgccctcacaacaaaagCCCCAACACTCAGTATATGCAATGAATATTAAAAATCGGGACTGAAACAAATCTCTTACTCCTACAACGAAGTCAGGTTGTGCGCATTTGATACCATAGGGTTGACCTTATTTTCTATACTTTAGCTTTCGGACAATCGGATTAGGATCACTTTAGTACTTTcattagcttgtaatgtaggttttaGGATGGATATGATACATACGGATAAAGTGACTCaatcctccttgacactataATACTTTTGGCtccatttttcttttatctttgatTCCTGTCCTCTTTCCAACTTTTTCAATCTTTTGAATCCTGGGGTGATTTTATTTTCaagactttctttttttttttctctttttctttttctttcttttcaaactGTTGCTTTttacattcatttattttattttctcatcaTACCAAACCcgaatttctttttcttttccactaACATTTTCAGCACACCAAATATTAAACATACCTCTACGATAACCATCCTCAATTTAGACAATTATTATAACACTCCATATTTTGGTCtgaaaatttttgagtttctaGACTCACTGTCCAGACTAAGACTCTCCAAACGAGTCGTAACGTGTCATTATAGGTCTTAGGGACCCAATCATAACCTGACCAGTATATTGGCCTGGAGTTTTTGTCGTGACTACGACTAGGGATTACAAGTAGTAATGACTCTAAACGAGTCGTGTAGTCCCATTCGTAACCAAACTAGTGTGATGCCGAAAGTATTCTATCTTGACTATGACTAGGACTTTACGAGTCGTAGGGACTCATAACGAGTCATAGGGTTACCAGAGGGGTGGGTACAACTTGTGGTGATGAGCCATAGTAcgtccttacgagtcgtatagtgactaGAAGTCACCGTcgataatttttcagcttttaagttgaaggaattttagacatttccctcttCCCTCACTTAATACCCACAACCATAAAACACCCCTGGGatattattttcaacactttaacactcaaaacactctcttaaactctctaaattctctaaggtcaagatacttagagTTTTCacgaagttggtcatctaagggctaaGGGttaatttctctccataaatcttggtattttaggcatgttactcttccccaattcttattttatgaaaagcatGGGTTTAAATGATTTAATTGCATGGATTTGAATATAGGTTTTGAGAGGGATGGGGGTCTTGGAATGATTGGTCCTTGAATTGTTTTACCATGGTTTTTATgagttattcatgctttgaaattgATGctttgaactaatggggtgcatcGGTGTGGAATTTGGAACGGGGGTTcaaggtattcccccaaattgatattttaaacttggaattggttttgaataattatgttcCCTCAATTCACTTATataaatggctttgaattatgaaattgtcactttgtttgacttactcacctatattacttcattgcataaatggttaaacaattaacatggattttgaaagccttgttggctatgtttgatttaatgaacaaaggggatTGAGGAATTTCTCTAAGTAAATATGATTGCTATGGtatagagataagcttgcaagtaagggtatgatgatacccatgaTGTTCCTTATCAGTTAGGTCTTTGGTAAATAAATGAGTTATGTGAAAGTCGCTATAAATTGGGCTTAGTGGGGGTTATGTAGAAAAGttgtgaaggtgtgggtctcaGATGACTTATAttggaaaatcatgtttgccgacgTGAGGTTTGGTCTTAATAACCGCGTGCATgtgtcacacttgatatatatttttagtacGACTAGTTTCCTTGATAGCTTTATATTTCCCTCAATTTTTCTCTATTTCGTACagctaacacacactagggccctttcagcagggggagtggaacccatatagcccgtgggtgactTTTTTGACCgttaagctacatagtctaggataatgctttacttcatgctaagccttgttccctatctgaacatattatttatgtatatatatgatgatgtttGCATGATCTTGAATTGGAGTTGACTTAGCATTATATTATCCCCTATCCTTGAGCTACATATTAGTGCTCAACCTACTAACCGTCTCTGgacgctgtatccccacgcgatgtaggcaCCAGAtatacttctattttttcttcgcATTATTAGGTGGATTGGCATGGTTTGTCAGTCTTTTTtggtgaagtggtaagcttcgATTTCCTGAAAGACTTGATCTTTTCATAGATtttctttcataaactagaattaaagagttcatattaatattatcattgtcattgtcattgtcagggccgggggtatgtcccaacttagattatttttggTTTAGTAGAGGATTTTTGGATATTACTGTAGATTGGGTAATGATGTTGACACTCTTAGTTGACTTTGAGTTTATTatctttctatcttgttatatgtttggaattcagccaTTGTTAGGTGTGCTATGCTCTTTGTGGTTAGacaaaaggggtggtctccagttctcggtggacttgagatacccatcacggccaagccttggtttggatcgtgacaaagttggtattaaaTCCTAGGTTTGGTTTGATTGGATatctacaaagtcgtgtcaagtagagtctcttttatgggtatatagagcgccacacttataagagagtaCCATTTGTACAAATTAGAATCCCCTTCATTACATGATTTCTTCttcatatagatagatataggaTCTATGGGGAAATTACTTAGAAGTACATTTTGTGCTACAACCCTTCCTATCTGATAAAAAAGGATCCTATGATCCTTATTGGTATTAGTGtctataattgatttcttct
Proteins encoded:
- the LOC107851080 gene encoding inositol polyphosphate multikinase alpha, yielding MLKVPQHQVAGHEAGVGKLGPLVDESGRFYKPLQGDERGSNEVAFYSSLPVHSGIPEHIRRFFPTFYGTELVEASDGSGLLLHLVLEDLALGRVNPSIMDIKIGSRTWAPEASEKYIEKCLKKDRESSSLPLGFRISGLQIYRSKELGFWKPGKKAAQKLSTEEVKLVLRRFVSSNTLNDLDSKPDCAFASTVYGGSTGILSQLLELKAWFEDQTIFHLYSCSILVIFEKELALEGKSPGAQIKLIDFAHVYEGRGVIDHNFLGGLCSLIKFIYKILTAPSESKIEVSAKADQKNLTASDNAVVADLKNLSDSDNGVETDQKNLTAYDNGVVTDRKNLPDSDNGVAADRKSLTNSHDGVVDDHKHITYSVNGVS